Below is a genomic region from Bacillus mycoides.
TTTATGTTATTAGCAATTAATTGATTTACTTTCATATTAACCTCTATTCTTATTTTTCCACAAAATCATTTTTACAATATAATAATTACATAATGAATATTACCTATTATACAATTACCCTCTCACTTCTTGAATCTTATCCTTGTATTTTTCGAACCATTGTTGCCATTCGTTTTTAGAAAATTCCTTCTCTTCCTCTTCTAAAACTGAAGAAAAAAGGTCAAGACAAATATGCCAACCAGCTATATCTTTTGGTGTATGATCAGTTAATTCATGAATGTATTCTTTAAGTAGTAAAAGAGAACCATTTTCCTCTTTATGTATTTCAAATCGGACACGATCTTTATCCCATGTGAATTCAAGTACTGAATTTAGTTGGCACTCTAAAATATCAATATTTAAAAATGAACCATCCATCATGTCGAACTTTATAATTCCACCTGTTTTAAGGTTTTCAATCTGTAAATTAGACATCCATTTTTTAAGCTTGCTGTTTTCAGTTAAAACAGACCAAACTTCCTCTATTGTATTGGGAAATTGGCGTTCAAATTTTATAATATAGCCATCAGTTTGTTTCTCTATTTGAGCTAACATATTTATTTCCTCCTACTCTTGTATAGAATGTATGTTCCTGTTTTATTTTACACGAATTTATGTATAAAAGAAATCTCTATGGCAATGAAATATTAATTTAATGTGTGAATGGTATCTTGAACATTGATTGATTTATCATATATTCTCTCCATGTGTTTATTACAATAGGCGTACCTCAACATTTCCGCAAAAAAATTCAACATGAGAAAACGTTGATTTATTTACTTTATATGATATTTCCATTAAATATTTAAAAGCAATTTCCTTTAAGATAAATGGTGTTAATAAGAGCTAATATAGTATTCAAATCAAGTTATGTATGTCTAATTCCTTGCTAAACGTAGGTTTACAAAACAAATAAAAAAAGCCGCATTTGCGACTCATGAACTGATAGAACTAACACCTATTCTAGGTGAATGACTTACCTTTTAATCGCGTCAACAATTAGCGATGGAAAACCAAGTTTATCGCCTCGATTTCTAGAATCATACCTTTTCGAACGGAAAATAACACCATCGTTTGCATCCCATTCATTGTAATAAAATTGACCATTTTCATCACAATGTTCAAGTAAAACTACCTCTAATCCAGCGGTTTCAAACATTTTCGTTAATGTTTTATAATTATGAACGATTTTATGACTTGCAGCTGGGTGGTCTTTCGGGCCAGGTCCGCCTATTTGAACTATATTTTGGTAGGTTTCATCTCGGAAAAATGCATCTGGGACTCCGCACCGAATATGACCTGATGGCTTTAAAAATTTATAACAAATTTCAGCTGCTTTTACACCTTCTTCAAAAGTAAGATGTTCCCATACATGCTCTGCTAAAATAGCTGAAATGGAATTGTATTCAAATCTTTCTTCCCAAGTGGTATTGTCTAGTAAATTAAGTTCATCTTCTTGCGTTTGAACCCAACCTGGATTATTATTAAATACTCCAGCTCCGACTACTACTTTAATTTCGTCTTGCTTAATCGCCATCACTTTCACCTCATAAATCTTTTAATGTATTAATATATTCTATGTTTACTATACATTTTCCTTTTTCAACTAAAGTGCCAGTTAGCTCAATAAGATAGGTAACAA
It encodes:
- a CDS encoding class I SAM-dependent methyltransferase produces the protein MMAIKQDEIKVVVGAGVFNNNPGWVQTQEDELNLLDNTTWEERFEYNSISAILAEHVWEHLTFEEGVKAAEICYKFLKPSGHIRCGVPDAFFRDETYQNIVQIGGPGPKDHPAASHKIVHNYKTLTKMFETAGLEVVLLEHCDENGQFYYNEWDANDGVIFRSKRYDSRNRGDKLGFPSLIVDAIKR
- a CDS encoding SRPBCC family protein, with the translated sequence MLAQIEKQTDGYIIKFERQFPNTIEEVWSVLTENSKLKKWMSNLQIENLKTGGIIKFDMMDGSFLNIDILECQLNSVLEFTWDKDRVRFEIHKEENGSLLLLKEYIHELTDHTPKDIAGWHICLDLFSSVLEEEEKEFSKNEWQQWFEKYKDKIQEVRG